A portion of the Bacteroides faecium genome contains these proteins:
- a CDS encoding DUF6078 family protein, whose protein sequence is MKEESDNSSVPYNFSRCFNDQCPQASKCLRYVAAQNETADYLYISVVNPVRYPADGNQCECFKTTVKVHVAWGLKQLLNRIPYEDAVSIRMQLVGHYGKTGYYRFYRGERGLMPKDQAYIRQLFRNKGIKEEPTYQRYTEEYIW, encoded by the coding sequence ATGAAAGAAGAATCTGACAACTCGTCTGTCCCCTACAATTTCTCCCGTTGTTTCAATGACCAATGCCCACAAGCCTCGAAATGCTTGCGCTACGTAGCTGCACAAAATGAAACAGCCGATTACCTTTATATCTCCGTTGTTAATCCGGTACGTTATCCTGCGGATGGAAATCAATGCGAATGTTTTAAAACTACTGTAAAAGTCCATGTGGCGTGGGGACTTAAACAGTTGCTTAACAGAATTCCCTATGAGGATGCAGTCAGTATCAGAATGCAATTGGTAGGGCACTATGGGAAAACAGGATATTACAGGTTTTATCGCGGAGAACGGGGGCTTATGCCTAAAGACCAAGCCTATATCAGACAACTATTCCGCAATAAAGGGATAAAAGAAGAACCAACTTACCAACGCTACACAGAAGAATATATTTGGTGA
- a CDS encoding MarC family protein, with amino-acid sequence MSLSSLLIIFSSSFMALFPVINPLGNGFVVNGFFTNLDPQQRKTAIQKLTFNFIMIGVGTLVIGHLFLLIFGLAIPVIQLGGGILICKTAMELLGDSGSSDKGESSQNVDSFRWKSIEQKIFYPITFPISIGPGSISVIFTLMASASVKGKLLQTGVNYLVIALVIVCMAAILYVFLSQGQKIIQKLGPVGNQIINKLVAFFTFCIGIQISVTGISQIFHLNIL; translated from the coding sequence ATGTCATTAAGTAGTCTCCTCATCATATTCTCGTCATCGTTCATGGCTTTGTTCCCGGTGATAAATCCTTTAGGGAACGGTTTTGTCGTAAACGGGTTCTTTACAAACCTTGACCCGCAGCAACGGAAAACGGCTATCCAGAAACTTACCTTCAACTTCATAATGATTGGTGTAGGTACACTGGTCATTGGTCATTTGTTCCTGTTGATTTTCGGTCTGGCTATTCCTGTGATACAGTTGGGCGGCGGGATACTTATCTGTAAGACGGCAATGGAGTTGCTCGGTGATTCGGGCTCTTCCGATAAAGGGGAATCCAGTCAGAATGTAGACAGTTTCAGATGGAAGAGCATTGAGCAGAAAATATTCTATCCTATCACGTTTCCCATCAGTATCGGCCCGGGCAGTATATCCGTCATATTCACTTTGATGGCATCCGCCAGTGTGAAAGGAAAACTGCTGCAAACGGGAGTTAATTATTTAGTCATTGCGCTTGTCATTGTCTGTATGGCTGCCATACTTTATGTATTTCTCTCGCAGGGGCAGAAGATAATCCAGAAGCTGGGACCGGTAGGAAATCAAATCATTAATAAGCTCGTAGCCTTTTTTACATTCTGTATCGGTATTCAGATTTCGGTGACAGGCATATCCCAGATATTTCATTTGAATATACTGTGA
- a CDS encoding HEPN domain-containing protein has translation MKKSIKRLPKRTQEELTVLLNLVRKSIGNCQMVILFGSYARGNYVLWDSNIEFGVHTSYQSDYDILVVVTGSTKHVEEKLYRITNKYHDLFAGRRHAFPQFIVEHINTVNRNLEISQYFFTDIVKEGIMLYNSGKHELAKPRKLSFKEIRDIAQKEFDELYPYACGLLEGVNEFYLPKKQNKISAFLLHQTCEKLYNCILMVFTNYRPKSHKIKELGGMVKRFSMDLTTVFPQNTDTEKECFDLLCRSYIEARYNKDFSISQEQLEYLISRVDILKDITERLCKEKIVEYDTMAE, from the coding sequence ATGAAAAAGTCTATAAAACGTTTACCCAAGCGGACACAGGAAGAATTGACAGTCTTGCTGAATTTAGTGCGTAAAAGCATCGGTAATTGTCAGATGGTTATCCTGTTCGGGAGTTATGCAAGGGGAAATTATGTTTTATGGGACAGTAATATAGAATTTGGTGTTCATACTTCCTATCAGAGTGATTATGACATTCTTGTCGTCGTGACCGGATCTACTAAACACGTGGAAGAAAAACTCTATCGTATTACTAATAAATATCATGACTTGTTTGCTGGTCGTCGTCATGCTTTTCCACAATTTATTGTAGAGCATATTAATACAGTAAACCGTAACTTGGAAATCAGCCAGTATTTCTTTACGGATATAGTGAAGGAGGGCATTATGCTTTATAATAGTGGCAAACACGAATTGGCTAAACCACGGAAGTTGAGTTTTAAGGAAATTCGGGATATTGCGCAAAAAGAATTTGATGAATTATATCCATATGCTTGCGGGCTTTTGGAAGGAGTGAATGAATTTTATTTGCCTAAGAAACAAAATAAAATTTCTGCATTTCTGCTTCACCAGACATGTGAGAAACTTTATAATTGTATTCTGATGGTCTTTACGAACTATCGTCCGAAGAGTCATAAAATCAAAGAACTTGGTGGGATGGTAAAGCGTTTTTCTATGGACTTGACTACTGTCTTCCCTCAAAATACAGATACAGAGAAAGAATGCTTTGATTTATTGTGTCGTTCTTACATAGAAGCTCGCTATAACAAAGATTTCAGTATTTCACAAGAACAACTGGAATACCTTATTTCCCGTGTAGATATTCTGAAAGATATTACTGAACGCTTGTGCAAGGAGAAAATTGTGGAATATGATACGATGGCGGAATAA
- a CDS encoding BT4734/BF3469 family protein: MKITQFRKNEDTTALSVMDLDILVNKIKTEIKSRPVSTFREHLRYTLSDERCMFADKLPQIIPAAEFRKVNGQKQMKSYNGIVELTIGPLSNKSEIALVKQKACEQPQTRCAFMGSSGKTVKIWTTFTRPDNSLPKTREEAELFHAHAYRLAVKCYQPQIPFDILPKEPTLEQYSRLSHDPDIVYRPDSVQFYLSQPSSMPEETTFREAVQAEKSPLTRAIPGYDAENAFLMLFEAALRKAYADLREAGLELREDTWHPLVVQLAKNCFASGLLQEEVVKRTVFHFYMYKQEALIRQMIGNIYTECKGFGKNISLSKEQQLALQTEEFMKRRYEFRHNTQIGEVEYRERLSFRFRFNPLDKRALNSIALDAQMEGIPLWDRDISRYIYSNRVPVFNPLEDFLYRLPVWDGKDRIRALAATVPCKNPYWMDLFHRWFLNMVSHWRGSNKKYANSVSPLLVGPQGTRKSTFCRSIMPPSERSYYTDSIDFSRKKDAELYLNRFALINIDEFDQVSSTQQGFLKHILQKPVLNVKKPHGSAVLEMRRYASFIATSNQKDLLTDPSGSRRFICIEVTGVIDTNRPIDYEQLYAQAMYELEHGERYWFDQEEEKIMVENNREFEQVPPEEQLFFRYFRAAQSEEGEWLSPAEIMEDIQKGSSIPMSVKRVNSFGRILKKQEIPSKHTRSGTLYHVVRLITR, encoded by the coding sequence ATGAAAATTACTCAATTTCGTAAGAATGAAGATACGACAGCGCTCAGCGTAATGGATCTTGATATACTTGTAAATAAGATAAAGACAGAAATAAAATCCCGTCCTGTTTCTACATTCAGAGAGCATCTGCGATATACCCTTTCCGACGAGCGATGCATGTTTGCCGATAAACTTCCCCAAATAATTCCCGCCGCCGAATTCCGAAAAGTAAACGGTCAGAAACAGATGAAAAGCTACAACGGCATTGTAGAACTGACTATCGGACCCTTGTCCAATAAGTCGGAAATAGCATTAGTGAAACAAAAAGCCTGCGAGCAACCCCAAACCCGTTGTGCTTTCATGGGTTCAAGTGGCAAAACGGTGAAAATATGGACTACCTTCACCCGACCGGACAACTCCCTTCCCAAAACACGGGAAGAAGCGGAACTATTCCACGCCCACGCCTATCGACTGGCTGTGAAATGTTATCAGCCCCAAATCCCGTTCGATATACTTCCCAAAGAACCGACTCTGGAACAATATTCGCGCTTATCCCACGACCCGGATATCGTCTATCGTCCGGATTCAGTCCAGTTTTATCTCTCCCAACCGTCATCAATGCCCGAAGAAACCACTTTCCGGGAAGCGGTTCAAGCAGAGAAATCACCATTGACCCGTGCCATACCGGGATATGATGCGGAAAATGCCTTCCTGATGCTTTTCGAAGCTGCTTTGCGGAAAGCATATGCCGATCTCAGGGAAGCGGGACTTGAATTGCGCGAGGACACATGGCATCCTTTAGTCGTCCAACTGGCTAAAAACTGTTTTGCTTCGGGACTTCTGCAAGAAGAAGTCGTGAAACGTACCGTTTTCCACTTCTATATGTATAAACAGGAAGCGCTTATCCGTCAAATGATTGGCAATATATATACCGAGTGCAAAGGTTTCGGCAAGAATATCAGCCTGAGCAAAGAACAGCAACTAGCCTTGCAGACCGAAGAATTCATGAAACGCCGCTATGAATTCCGCCATAACACTCAAATCGGCGAGGTGGAATATCGTGAAAGGCTTTCTTTCCGTTTCCGCTTCAATCCTCTCGACAAACGTGCATTGAACAGCATTGCCCTGGATGCGCAGATGGAAGGTATTCCGTTGTGGGACAGAGATATCAGCCGTTATATCTATTCCAACCGCGTGCCTGTATTCAACCCGTTGGAAGATTTTCTCTACCGACTTCCGGTATGGGACGGTAAAGACCGTATCCGTGCATTGGCAGCCACCGTTCCTTGTAAGAATCCGTATTGGATGGATTTGTTCCACCGTTGGTTCCTCAATATGGTTTCTCATTGGAGAGGAAGCAATAAAAAGTATGCGAACAGTGTTTCGCCCTTACTTGTCGGACCGCAAGGGACACGTAAATCCACCTTTTGCCGGAGTATAATGCCCCCTTCCGAACGTTCTTACTATACCGATAGCATTGATTTTTCCCGAAAGAAAGATGCCGAACTTTACCTCAATCGTTTTGCTCTCATCAACATTGATGAATTTGATCAGGTGAGTTCGACACAACAAGGTTTCCTGAAACATATTCTGCAAAAGCCTGTACTGAATGTGAAGAAACCTCATGGCAGTGCCGTTCTCGAAATGCGCCGTTATGCTTCATTCATAGCCACAAGCAATCAGAAAGACCTGTTGACCGACCCTTCCGGCAGCCGTCGTTTTATTTGTATCGAAGTGACTGGAGTGATTGACACCAATCGTCCGATAGACTATGAGCAGCTTTACGCACAAGCCATGTACGAACTGGAGCATGGTGAACGTTACTGGTTCGATCAGGAGGAAGAAAAGATTATGGTGGAAAACAACCGTGAATTTGAACAAGTCCCGCCGGAAGAACAACTTTTCTTCCGTTATTTCCGTGCTGCACAGTCTGAAGAAGGGGAGTGGCTGTCTCCTGCCGAGATTATGGAAGATATTCAAAAAGGCAGTTCAATCCCGATGTCTGTCAAAAGGGTTAATTCCTTCGGGAGAATATTGAAAAAGCAAGAAATCCCTTCCAAACATACGCGTAGCGGTACACTCTATCATGTTGTAAGACTAATAACCAGGTGA
- the bla gene encoding class A beta-lactamase, subclass A2, translating into MRSFIVFLCLIPVMLFSCQSVPLETQLKEAIKDKKAEIGIAVIIDGKDTVTVNNDTHYPLMSVFKFHQALALADYMAKHKQSLDTLLRIEKSDLKPDTYSPLRDKYPQGGIEMSIADLLRYTLQQSDNNACDVLFNYQGGPDAVDKYIHSLGIKDCAIVGTETAMHEDLDLCYQNWSTPLAAAELLEIFRREPLFAKEYKDFIWQTMVECQTGQDRLVAPLLDKGVIVGHKTGTGDLNVKGQQIGCNDIGFVLLPDGHTYSIAVFVKDSEESFAENSKIIADISRIVYEYVTQSAK; encoded by the coding sequence ATGCGCTCATTCATTGTGTTTCTTTGCTTAATCCCCGTCATGCTATTTTCTTGTCAGAGTGTCCCTCTTGAGACTCAATTGAAAGAGGCTATCAAAGATAAGAAAGCCGAAATAGGAATTGCCGTCATCATAGATGGAAAAGATACGGTAACTGTGAATAATGATACTCATTATCCTTTGATGAGTGTTTTCAAATTTCATCAGGCGTTGGCACTGGCTGATTATATGGCGAAACACAAACAGTCATTAGATACTCTGCTAAGAATAGAGAAATCGGATTTGAAACCGGATACGTATAGTCCGCTACGGGATAAGTATCCGCAAGGGGGAATTGAGATGAGCATTGCCGACCTGCTAAGATACACGCTTCAACAGAGTGACAACAATGCCTGCGATGTACTATTCAATTATCAGGGCGGACCGGATGCCGTAGATAAATATATCCATTCGTTAGGTATTAAGGATTGTGCCATCGTCGGTACGGAGACTGCCATGCACGAAGATTTGGATTTGTGTTATCAAAACTGGAGTACTCCGTTGGCTGCTGCCGAATTACTGGAGATTTTCCGGCGGGAACCGTTGTTTGCAAAAGAATACAAGGATTTTATCTGGCAGACAATGGTAGAATGTCAGACCGGGCAGGACCGGCTGGTCGCTCCATTGCTGGACAAAGGAGTGATAGTTGGACATAAGACGGGGACGGGAGATTTGAATGTCAAAGGGCAGCAGATAGGCTGCAATGACATTGGCTTTGTTCTTTTGCCTGACGGACACACTTACAGCATAGCTGTCTTTGTGAAAGACTCTGAAGAGAGTTTTGCGGAAAACAGTAAGATTATCGCTGATATTTCACGTATCGTTTATGAGTATGTGACGCAGTCAGCTAAATAA
- a CDS encoding ATP-dependent nuclease, whose protein sequence is MKLVKFKVQNFRGLKGEHNEIQFKKSDIIFLIGQNNTGKSTFLRAYEFFTNSKQKATLDDFYNQDITNIIKMEGWFELEKDDDKDKSYYSKSDPDWATKWVNSDGYIKIKKEWNNINQDFKKYTFSPNEGHWVLNGFGGFDSLFGKAAPTPISINAMEDEASLGEKVNKLIQDQYLKSLKDNHQEQYEKVLQEIRNLQNCVIGCATIQQQDELLNQSFQHVFDGLKLSIEANTSENIKVEDLLKKNHTITIQKDGIDRKDSFQRSGHGIIRQALFNFITFLLNMQEESHRKEYIILYEEPELFLHPKITFKLREELYNLAAPSKPYQILCATHSPMMIDISKDHSSLIRVVKNQDEETITYQVQTGVYTEMYSKERVQMINRFNPHICEVFYADKVLLVEGDTETIVYRELLNKFFPEKEIFVLNTGSKMNIPFFQDILTAFHIKHYPIHDVDSKLINTVNGQKTSAAWSLNEKIWKKVEAANTIENGLSNRYVHNANFENAHKYNLSNGKDKPLNAFLFVETIKDINQDVPCLNWLKDILGECKIRHDQEHVESIAKTIETIENDKKTYKTISIDDSNHSI, encoded by the coding sequence ATGAAGCTAGTAAAATTTAAGGTTCAAAATTTCAGAGGTTTAAAAGGAGAGCATAATGAAATTCAGTTCAAAAAGTCGGATATTATATTTCTTATAGGACAAAACAATACCGGTAAATCCACATTTTTAAGAGCCTATGAATTCTTCACTAATTCCAAGCAGAAAGCTACTTTAGATGATTTCTATAATCAGGATATCACTAATATAATAAAAATGGAAGGATGGTTCGAATTAGAGAAAGATGATGATAAAGATAAATCCTACTATTCCAAATCAGACCCTGACTGGGCTACTAAGTGGGTGAATAGTGATGGATATATTAAAATAAAGAAAGAATGGAACAATATTAATCAAGATTTCAAGAAATATACATTTTCTCCTAATGAAGGACACTGGGTTCTTAACGGATTCGGGGGATTTGATAGTTTATTCGGCAAAGCAGCCCCTACTCCAATCTCAATAAATGCCATGGAAGATGAAGCTTCTTTAGGGGAGAAAGTGAACAAGTTGATTCAAGATCAATATTTAAAATCTTTGAAAGATAACCATCAGGAACAATATGAAAAAGTTCTTCAAGAAATACGTAATCTACAGAACTGTGTTATTGGTTGTGCCACTATCCAACAACAAGATGAATTACTCAACCAATCTTTCCAACATGTATTTGATGGATTAAAACTTAGCATAGAAGCCAATACCTCTGAAAATATTAAAGTAGAAGATTTATTAAAAAAGAATCATACAATCACCATACAAAAAGATGGAATAGACAGAAAAGACTCTTTTCAAAGAAGCGGTCATGGTATCATACGGCAGGCGCTCTTCAATTTCATTACCTTTTTATTAAATATGCAAGAAGAATCGCATCGCAAGGAGTACATTATCTTATACGAAGAACCTGAACTTTTTCTACATCCAAAAATCACTTTTAAGTTGCGCGAAGAATTATATAATCTAGCAGCTCCCAGCAAACCATATCAAATATTGTGCGCTACACATTCACCTATGATGATTGACATATCGAAAGATCATTCTTCGCTTATTAGAGTTGTAAAAAATCAGGATGAAGAGACTATCACATACCAAGTGCAAACCGGAGTTTATACAGAAATGTATTCGAAAGAAAGAGTACAAATGATAAACAGATTTAATCCTCATATATGCGAAGTCTTTTATGCAGACAAGGTTTTATTGGTAGAAGGAGATACTGAAACTATTGTATATAGAGAACTGTTAAACAAGTTCTTTCCAGAGAAAGAGATCTTTGTCTTAAACACAGGTTCCAAAATGAACATCCCATTTTTTCAAGACATTTTAACTGCATTTCATATCAAACATTATCCAATCCATGATGTAGATTCTAAGCTAATCAATACGGTTAATGGACAAAAAACAAGTGCAGCATGGAGTCTTAATGAAAAGATATGGAAGAAAGTGGAAGCTGCCAATACTATTGAAAACGGATTATCAAACAGGTATGTCCACAACGCCAATTTTGAGAACGCACATAAATACAATTTATCGAATGGGAAGGATAAACCTCTGAATGCATTCCTCTTTGTTGAAACAATCAAGGATATCAACCAAGATGTTCCTTGTCTAAATTGGTTAAAAGATATACTAGGCGAATGTAAAATTCGGCATGATCAAGAACATGTAGAATCTATCGCAAAAACGATAGAAACAATCGAGAATGATAAAAAAACATATAAAACAATCTCAATAGACGATTCAAATCATAGTATTTAA
- a CDS encoding SWIM zinc finger family protein, producing MITLDNFENFVSYKILMRGEEYYDTDAVSELEETSPGEWTATVEGTDDYNVEISMNGKEVESWYCDCPYDGEICKHVVAVLLAIRDNNKRVSSSAFSKMRIVTKEEEVVQPDVDIKQLLSFISLQEISTFISEYASTNPEFKAALLKRFIFKKSSSTSKGKDYRTEIQKIFNSSGDSKKSRYQNRYNDYSRDWETIFNRMDIYLKKADFFLSLGDMDSTIAIALQTLRSIGENYEDELLYVDDDDDFGTSLYCEHAGGLLMKVVGHPKTTQKQKTEILQELRQITEISTYRNYGIYDIDELMMQINLSIQPTEKALELIDGLLETRKDTHDLYQLVLRKVNLLLEQNEEQKANETIRQYLYLTEIREMEVEKLIVRCQYDEAIRLLDEGIEMAKEEIYPGTDSKWLEIKLKIYETTNRTSEVIDTCRLLFVTGRDKLTYYNKLKTLIPKEQWKSFLDTMMKETEFSNYFSFGGSAEADIYVKEQDNERLFTLLSSTRYDQLEALMRYAHYLKDTHSEQLIAMYTSSLNDYAERKMGRRNYEFIAQVLPCIHKLKGGQTAVKNIVAEFRIKYKRRPAMMEVLEKF from the coding sequence ATGATTACACTGGATAATTTTGAGAACTTTGTCTCCTATAAGATATTGATGCGCGGGGAAGAGTATTATGATACGGATGCCGTTTCCGAACTGGAAGAAACCTCACCCGGTGAATGGACTGCAACAGTAGAGGGAACGGACGATTATAATGTGGAAATATCTATGAACGGAAAGGAAGTAGAATCCTGGTACTGTGATTGTCCGTATGATGGAGAAATCTGCAAGCATGTCGTGGCAGTACTTCTGGCAATCCGTGATAATAATAAACGGGTGAGCAGTAGTGCATTTTCAAAAATGAGAATAGTTACAAAAGAAGAAGAGGTTGTACAGCCTGATGTGGACATCAAACAATTGCTGTCATTCATTAGTCTGCAAGAAATTTCTACATTTATCAGTGAATATGCCTCAACGAATCCGGAATTTAAGGCAGCGCTTTTGAAGCGTTTTATATTCAAGAAATCGTCTTCGACATCAAAGGGAAAAGATTATAGAACGGAAATTCAAAAGATTTTTAATAGTTCCGGTGACAGTAAAAAGTCTCGTTATCAGAATCGTTATAATGATTACAGTCGTGATTGGGAAACTATTTTCAATCGAATGGATATTTATCTGAAGAAAGCAGACTTCTTTTTGAGTCTGGGAGATATGGATAGTACTATTGCCATAGCTCTTCAAACACTTCGTTCTATCGGTGAGAATTATGAGGATGAATTACTATATGTTGACGATGATGATGACTTTGGCACTTCCCTTTATTGTGAGCACGCAGGAGGTTTACTCATGAAAGTGGTTGGACATCCTAAAACAACTCAGAAACAAAAGACGGAAATTCTACAGGAATTACGTCAGATTACTGAAATATCTACTTATCGAAATTACGGAATCTATGATATAGATGAACTTATGATGCAAATCAATCTTTCGATTCAGCCGACAGAAAAAGCCTTGGAATTGATTGATGGACTTCTTGAAACAAGAAAGGACACTCATGATTTATATCAGTTAGTTCTTCGCAAAGTCAACTTACTATTGGAGCAGAATGAAGAGCAAAAAGCGAATGAAACGATTCGCCAATATCTTTATCTGACTGAAATACGGGAGATGGAGGTTGAAAAATTGATTGTCCGTTGCCAATACGATGAAGCCATCCGTTTGCTGGATGAAGGAATAGAGATGGCGAAAGAAGAGATATATCCCGGTACCGATAGTAAATGGTTGGAAATAAAACTGAAGATTTACGAGACGACCAACCGGACTTCCGAAGTAATTGACACATGTCGTCTATTGTTTGTGACAGGCAGGGATAAACTGACATATTACAATAAACTCAAAACTCTGATTCCGAAAGAACAATGGAAGAGTTTTTTGGATACGATGATGAAGGAAACAGAATTTAGTAACTATTTTTCTTTCGGTGGAAGTGCTGAAGCTGATATCTATGTGAAAGAACAGGATAATGAGCGTCTGTTCACCTTGTTGTCATCAACTAGATATGATCAACTGGAAGCATTGATGCGGTATGCTCATTATTTGAAGGATACTCATTCGGAACAGTTGATTGCTATGTATACTTCTTCGTTGAATGACTATGCCGAACGGAAAATGGGACGGAGGAATTATGAATTTATCGCACAAGTGTTACCGTGCATACATAAACTAAAGGGAGGACAGACTGCGGTGAAAAACATAGTAGCGGAATTTCGGATAAAATATAAACGCCGTCCGGCAATGATGGAAGTGTTGGAGAAATTTTGA